One genomic region from Desulfurobacterium atlanticum encodes:
- a CDS encoding type 1 glutamine amidotransferase — protein sequence MKALFVKNIEIEGPGTLAPLFERKGLKVETISAFKNETVDSIDDYEVITILGGPMGVYEAEKYPFLKYEFKLVEEAIKKGKRVVGICLGSQIIAHVLGARVYKGEMGKEIGWYELYPQNEFEYIFQNKIEVFQWHGDTFDIPEGAVKLASTPLYPNQAFRYEKAVGIQFHIEVTKEDILKWIEAYKDEVEKENLTPEQILGNNDKRWDMLKVYSSVFVEFLFKI from the coding sequence ATGAAAGCACTGTTTGTGAAAAACATAGAGATTGAAGGACCGGGAACACTTGCCCCTCTCTTTGAGAGAAAAGGACTGAAAGTTGAAACTATAAGCGCTTTTAAGAACGAAACCGTTGATAGCATTGACGATTACGAAGTTATAACGATACTAGGTGGACCTATGGGAGTCTATGAAGCGGAAAAATATCCCTTTCTAAAGTATGAATTTAAACTTGTTGAAGAAGCAATTAAAAAGGGAAAAAGAGTTGTTGGAATATGTCTTGGTTCTCAGATAATAGCTCATGTATTGGGTGCAAGAGTTTACAAAGGAGAGATGGGAAAAGAGATAGGCTGGTATGAACTTTATCCTCAAAATGAGTTTGAGTATATATTTCAAAACAAAATTGAAGTTTTTCAGTGGCACGGTGATACCTTTGATATACCAGAAGGTGCTGTAAAGCTTGCTTCAACTCCCCTTTATCCAAATCAGGCGTTCAGATATGAAAAAGCTGTAGGAATCCAGTTTCACATAGAGGTAACAAAAGAGGATATTTTAAAATGGATAGAAGCTTACAAAGATGAGGTAGAAAAAGAGAACTTAACACCTGAACAGATTCTGGGAAACAACGATAAAAGGTGGGACATGCTTAAAGTTTACTCTTCCGTTTTTGTTGAGTTTCTATTTAAAATATGA
- a CDS encoding DUF507 family protein has protein sequence MQKQKGSKFIELLVNEIAKNLLNNEYVIVDDEEYFKEKVKEIILNEYRIDKELEEEAEKILQENSDEIMYRGIPFFKARKLIMEKLAKERGLPAPGSIFTREKANYIAGKILRFILTDDEIDYTQERGIIRQHIVRAFNTISKVRKEVDRAAREKIESMSKPVPEGTPEWNALYRKFYEEELIARGLIDTEDS, from the coding sequence ATGCAGAAACAGAAAGGTAGTAAATTTATAGAGCTTTTGGTTAACGAAATAGCAAAAAATCTTCTTAATAATGAGTATGTGATAGTTGATGATGAAGAATACTTTAAAGAGAAGGTGAAAGAGATAATACTTAATGAGTACAGAATAGATAAAGAACTTGAAGAGGAAGCGGAGAAAATCCTTCAGGAAAATTCTGATGAGATAATGTATAGAGGGATTCCGTTTTTTAAAGCAAGGAAGCTTATAATGGAAAAACTTGCTAAAGAGAGGGGTTTACCCGCTCCAGGGAGCATTTTTACCCGGGAGAAGGCGAACTATATAGCCGGGAAAATTTTAAGGTTTATTCTTACAGACGATGAGATAGACTACACTCAGGAAAGAGGAATAATAAGACAGCACATAGTTAGAGCTTTTAACACAATATCTAAAGTTAGAAAAGAGGTTGACAGAGCGGCAAGAGAAAAGATTGAGTCTATGTCAAAGCCTGTTCCAGAAGGGACTCCTGAATGGAATGCTCTTTACAGGAAGTTTTATGAAGAAGAACTGATAGCGAGAGGGTTAATTGATACAGAAGATAGCTAA